In the Prochlorococcus marinus CUG1438 genome, ATCACTTAGTTGATTGACTAAAGCATTTCGATCACTAAAAAAGTCGAGTGCTGATTGGCCAGATAATGCTTCAATTCTTCTTACACCGGCTGAGATTCCTTCCTCACTAATTATTTTAAAAGAACCCAATTCTGATGTAGTTTTAACATGTGTGCCACCACAAAGTTCCATTGAAACTCCTGGCACATTCACAACTCGTACTTCATCATCATATTTTTCTCCAAACATAGCCACTGCACCCTTTTCAAGAGCCTCACTCTTAGACATATTTTTTATCTCTAGGATATGATTTTCCAGAATCCAAGAGTTAACTAGACGCTCAATCTTAGAAATTTGATCTTTAGAAATAGGCTTAGAAGAATTAAAATCAAATCTTAATTTATTAAAAGCTACTAATGAACCTTTTTGTCCAACACTTCCATCAACAATTGATTTGAGAGCAGATTGCAATAAATGTGTCGCTGTATGATTTGCAGCAGCCCTAACTCTATTAGAGGATTTAACATTAGTCTTAACTTTTTGTCCAAGAGTTAATGTTCCTTTTTTGATCGTTCCATGATGTAAGAAAACATTTTTCTTTCGAATAACATTACCAACTACAACCTCTACATCTTTTGAAAATATCGTTCCAATATCACCAACTTGACCACCAGATTCCCCATAAAAAGTTGTCTGATCAAGAACAATTAAAACTTTCTGGCCTTCACTTGCTTGCTTAACTAATTTTGAATCCAAGAATATACCCTTTATTTCAGCTTCCGAAAGAAGCAACTCATAACCATTAAAAACAGTTTTTTTAAAAAGATCTATTTCTCGCTCTAATGATCCCTCTAATGTCAAATCAATATTAGTTGAAGCAGCTTTAGCTCTCTCTTTTTGAGCATGCATTTCTTCTTCAAAACCCTTTATATCAACACTGATATTATTTTCTTCAGCAATTTCTACAGTAAGTTCTAAAGGAAATCCATATGTATCATAAAGTTCAAAAGCTTTAAAGCCAGAAATTAATTTATTCCCTGAAGAAATTAACTCATCGAGTAATTTCTCTCCCCGTTCAAGAGTTTCCCTAAACCGTAATTCTTCAACTTTTATCTCATTCAAAATTAAATCATTATTATTATTTAAATCAGGATAATTATTTTGCATTAAATTGATCCCGACAGTAGCAATCTGCTGTAAAAATTCATTTGTTATGCCTAATAATCTCCCATGTCTGACCATTCTTCTAATAAGCCTTCTTAATATATAACCCCTGCCAAGATTACTTGCTGCTACTCCATCAGAAATTAAATGAATAACAGCTCTTGTATGATCTCCAATAATTTTTAAAGAAATTTTGTTTTTATCATTTGAAGAATGATAATCAATATTTGCAATCTCACAAGTTTTTTGAATGATAGGAAAAATTAAATCTGTCTCATAATTATTTTTCTTTTTTTGCAATATTTGGGCCATCCTTTCAAGACCCATTCCTGTATCAATATTTTTAAATTTTAAATCTGTCAATTTCCCATTAGGATCGCGATTATATTGCATAAAAACAAGATTATAGAATTCAATAAAACGATCCCCATCTTCTAAATCAATATTCTGCAAACCTTTTTCAGGATGAAAATCATAATAAAGTTCTGAACAAGGTCCACATGGACCTGTCTTTCCAGAAGACCAAAAATTATCTTTCTCACCTAGTTTCACTATCCTATCTGGATGAATACCAATTTCATCTCTCCAAATATTTGCAGACTCTCCGTCTTCGTGAAAGACACTCACAATTATATTTTCAGCAGAAATTTGATAAATATTAGTAACTAATTCCCAAGCCCACTGAATAGCCTCTCTTTTAAAATAATCTCCAAAAGAGAAATTACCAAGCATTTCGAAAAAAGTATGGTGTCTAGCTGTAACTCCAACGTTTTCTATATCGTTTGTTCTTATGCACTTTTGGCTAGATGTAGCCCTTTTTGATGGTCTTTCTTTTAAACCTAAAAAAACTGGCTTAAAAGGTAACATTCCAGCAATTGTGAGCATAACCGTAGGATCATCTGGAATTAAGGACGCACTTGGTATAATTTTATGTAATTTTTCACTATAAAATTTTAAAAAAGCATTTCTTATCTCATCTCCAGTAACTATTTTTTTAATTAGTTGAGATGTCATTTATTCAGAATAAAAAGAAGAAGAATATAAGAAAAGCGTAATTTCGGTTATTTCGCAAAAATAATCACGCAGATTTATATTCTATATGACTAGAGTTATTCTATAACGCGATTTGTCCTATGCTAGCCTCTGCCCAGACAAGTGATTCTAAATTGGCACAAATAAATAACAAGTTGACAGTTCAATCTCAAAACTTCACTGATGATTCATGTGCAATAAGGTCTTTGGATTGGGATCGCAGTAGATTTGATATTGAATTTGGATTAAGAAATGGAACTACTTACAATAGTTTTATTATTAAAGGGGAAAAAATAGCAATTATTGATACAAGTCATGCAAAGTTCGAAAAATTATGGTTTGAAGAATTACTGAAAAAGGTCAATCCACAAGAAGTAGATTATCTAATTACAAGCCATACAGAACCTGATCATTCTGGTTTAATAGGAAATCTCCTTGAATTAAATCAAAATATCACAGTAGTAGGATCAAAATTAGCCCTTAAATTTATTGAAGACCAAATACATATCCCCTTTAAACGCCTAGAGGTTAAGAGTGGAGAATTTTTAAATCTCGGAACTAATCCTAATAGCGGTTTAGAACATAATATTGAATTTATAAGTGCACCAAATTTACATTGGCCAGATACAATTTTTTCATATGACCACAGCACTCATGTTCTCTACACATGCGATGCATTTGGACTCCATTATTGTTCTGATGAATTTTATGACACAGATCAAAAAGAAATATATGATGATTTTCGTTTTTATTACGATTGCCTAATGGGACCAAACGCAAGAAGCGTTCTTCAGGCAATTAAAAGAATAGATAAGCTACCTGAATTAAAGACAATAGCGGTAGGTCACGGGCCTTTGCTTCATAATCAAGTCAATTTTTGGAAAGGAAAATATCTAGAATGGAGTAGCAATAAAAGCAAAGGTAATGATTTTGTGTCAGTCTGCTATATAAGCGACTATGGATATTGTGATCGACTTAGTCAAGCGATATCTCATGGAATAAGTAAAGCAGATGCACAGGTTCAATTAATTGATTTAAGATCTTCTGACCCCCAAGAATTAACAAGTTTAATTTCGGAATCAAAAGCAGTGGTCATACCAACATGGCCAGTAGATTCAGATAATGAATTAAAAGAATCTCTTGGTACTTTATTTGCAGCACTAAAATCAAAACAATTTACAGCTGTCTATGATGCATTTGGTGGAAATGATGAACCGATAGATTCTTTAGCAAATAAGTTAAGAGAGCTTGGTCAAAAAGAAGCTTTCTCTCCTTTAAGAGTTAAAAAGATTCCAGATCCCATCGTTTATCAACAATTCGAAGAAGCTGGAACGGATTTGGGTCAATTGATAAATAAAAAGAAAAATATTGCTTCTATGAAGAGCCTTGACTCAAATTTAGATAAAGCTTTAGGTAGGTTAAGTGGAGGATTATATGTAGTAACAGCGAGCCAAGGAGAGGGTTCGACATTTAGACAAAGTGCAATGGTAGCAAGTTGGGTTAGTCAAGCAAGTTTTTCTCCACCAGGTATTACAGTTGCAGTAGCAAAAGATAGAGCTATTGAATCATATATGCAAGTTGGTAAAGGTTTTGTTGTGAATATCTTGAGAGAAGATAACTATCAAAAAATGTTCAGACATTTTTTAAAAAGATTTGCTCCTGGCGCTGATAGATTTGCAGATGTAGATGTAATTAGCAACATCGCAGAAGGAGGACCAGTTCTCTCGGATTCACTCGCCTTTTTAGATTGTAAAGTTAGTTCTAGATTGGAGACTCCAGACCATTGGATAATTTACGGAATTGTTGAGAATGGTAATGTGTCTGACTTATCATGCAAGACAGCAGTTCATCACAGAAAAGTTGCTAATCACTATTAATAGATAACTCTTTAAAATGTCAGAAATTAATATAAACTTACTTTCAGAAAATCAAAACTTTTCAAAATTCGAAATTGGTGAAAATTTTACTTGTATTAGATTTATTGATCATAATAAAGAAAGATTTGAACTTGAGTTTAATCTCGAAAAAGGAACTTCTTTCAACACTTTTTTAATAAGAAATAATGAAGAACTTTTTATTATTCATCCACCTGAAAAGCAATATTTAAGCTCATTTAATGAGATACTATCTAACTTTTTTAATCAATATAAATTAAAAAAGATTAACGTTATATCTGGACATATCAATCCCCAAATCATAGACACCATAAAAAACGTTAGTAAGAAATTTCAAAACTTAACTATAACTTGCTCAAATCCTGGCTTTAAACTTATTAGTGAACTTTGGAATCAAAGAAATCCTAACTTAAAAGAATTCGTTGAAATTCAATTACCCAAAATAAACATAGTCAAAAAGGAACTGAATTTAGAATTAGGCAATATTTCACTTGAGTTAATCCCTATTCCAACTGCACGTTGGCCTGGAGGCCTAATAATTTATGAACGTAATCAAGAAATACTTCTAAGTGAAAAAATTTTCTCTGCACACATTGCATCTGAATATTGGTCTGAGACAAATCGGGTAAGTACAGATATTGATAGAAAACATTTTTATGATTGTTTGATGGCACCAATGTCTAATCAAGTAGTATCGATAACTGAAAAAATTGCTGATTATGAGATTAGAACTATTGCACCATTGCATGGACCAGCTATCGAATATAGCTTAAAAAGCTTTTTAAATGATTACATTCGATGGGGTGACAATCTCTCAATAAATAATCCTAAAATCGCTCTTATTTATGCAAGTGCTTATGGAAATACAGCATCCATAGGTGATGCTTTGGCCAAAGGGATCAATAGAACTTCTGTTGAAGTGGAAAGTATTAATTGTGAATTTACATCAAATGATGTACTTATAAAATCCATCCAAAATGCAGATGGATATTTAATAGGATCTCCCACACTTGGGGGACATGCCCCAACACCTATAGTAAGCGCACTAGGGACATTACTAGCGGAAGGCAATAGAGACAAACCAGTTGGAATTTTTGGTAGTTTTGGCTGGAGCGGCGAGGCGATAGATTTACTTGAATCAAAATTAAAAGACGGTGGTTTTCAGTTTAGTTTTAATCCCATAAGGATTAAATTCAGTCCAAATAAACCAAAAATCAAAGAGCTAGAAGAAATAGGAACTCATTTTGGAAGAAAAATTATAAAAAAAGCTAATAAAAAACCTAGAAAATCAGATACTGGAATGATTACGAGCAAAACGGATCCAAAGTTACAAGCTCTTGGAAGAGTAATTGGCTCACTTTGTATTCTAACTGCCTCTAAAGGAAAAGATGAGAATAATATCAGAGGAGCTATGCTTGCATCTTGGGTTAGTCAAGCAAGTTTTTCTCCTCCGGGATTAAGTATTGCAGTAGCAAAAGATAGATCAGTGGAGTCTCTACTTCAGATTGGAGATATGTTTGCTTTAAATATTTTAAGTGAAAAAGATTTTAAAGAACCTTTGAAAAGATTCACAAAACCTTTTTCACCAGGTGAAGATAGATTCGAAGGTTTAAATATTGAATTAACACCTAATGAACAGATAATAATTCCTAACTCTTTAGCATGGTTGGATGCTTCTGTAAAAGAAAGAATGGAATGTGGGGATCATTGGGTAATATACGCTGAAGTACAACACGGTAATATACTAAAGTCCGATTGTCTAACAGCCGTTCATCACCGTAAAACTGGTGCTAACTATTAAATTTATTTATCTTATTTATGACTGAATCAAAGGATCTAATAATTATTTCAGCTAGTTGTGGGAAAAATCTAGAACTTTCTGAAAAATTCCTTGAAAAAAGTAATGAACTTAAAATAAACTCTGAGATATTAGATCTTACAACTCTTGATATTCCATTATTTAATCCACGAATACATACTAAAAACAATATACCAGTTGAAATAAAAGAAATTAAAAAAAAGCTTTTCTCAATAGAAAAGTGGGTTATTTGTGCTCCTGAATATAATGGATCAATACCTCCCATTCTCTCAAACTTCATAGCATGGCTTTCTATTTCAGGGGATGATTTCAGAAATTTATTTAATGGTCAACCAATCGCAATAGCAACATTTTCTGGTGGTATTGGATTAGAACTTCTTACTTCATTACGCATTCAATTAGTACATTTAGGAAGTCAAGTATTAGGTAGACAGCTTTTATCCTCATATAGTAAACCCGTCGACACTAAAACTGTTGAAGATATTATTCAAAGACTCGTACAAATGAAAAAATTAAAAACATAAATTTTTTGCAGGTAAAAAATAATTTCATTTTTTAATCCAAACTTTCAAAATCTCTCTAGCCATAGGAAGTGCATGTACTGAGCCCCCTCCGGGAGTGTTTTGTGCAAAAGCAACTACCAACAACTCACTCTTTTCAGTAGGTGTAAAGCAAACAAACCAAGCATGATCTGAACCACCTTCACCGTCTTCAGCAGTTCCAGTTTTACCTGCAACGGGAGGTAAATTTGAAACTCCATAATTGATTGATACGCCCGTGCCAGATTCAACAACTTTCGCGAGACCACTTCTAATCAACTGAATATTTTTTGGATCAATGTCAATTTTTATTCTTCTTTTATCTGAAAGATAGTCACCATCTTTTTTTACCAAATGAGGAGTGACTAAATAACCACCATTTGCAATTGCGGCATATGCTCTAGCTAATTGAATAGGTGTAACTTGAACGACAAATTGACCAATCGACATGCTCGCAATATCTTCTGGAAGCCAAGGTGTTGTACCGGGCTTCCCCCATCCTCTTCCATCCTTAGCCCATTGACTACTAGCGACTAATCCTCCACTTTCTTGTTCTGCAATTTCAATACCAGATAAAGAGTTAAAACCAAGCTTTTCTGAAATCTTATAAATTTCATCAACGCCTACACCATCTCCAATCTGATAAAAGAAAGTATTACTTGAAACTCTTAAAGCATCTTCATAACCTATTACTCCAAAGCCTAAATCGTTATGCTCTCTAAAACATTGACCTCCATAAGTAATACAAGGTTTTGTTTCTAAACGAGTATCAACAGGAAATTTACCACTTTCTAAGCCAGCTAAAGCCGTTACTATTTTCCAAACACTGCCTGGATCATAGGGATTTAATGCTCTATTAAAAAGTGGTTTTTTATCGGAATTAAACAAAGCATTATATTCTCTTTCAGGTTTAAAATCCTTTGAGAAAAAATTCAAATCAAATGTAGGTTTACTTGCCATTGCCCTTATTGCACCATCTCTTGGATCCATCACAATTATCGCTCCTGCATTTTTATCTTTAAGTACTTTTTCCGCAACCAATTGTAATTTCATATCAATAGTTAATTTGATGTCATTACCTTGACTTGGAGGTTTAATACCCAATGACCTTTGAAAATTTCCTGAAGAATTTACTTCAATCATCTCTCCGCCCCATTCACCCCGTATAAAATCTTCATAAGCATATTCAATGCCAGTTCGCCCTATTAAATCATTTAATTTATAACCCTTCTTAGATAAAAATTTATATTCTGAATCAGTAATTGGCTGCGTATAACCAATAACATGAGCGGCAAGTGATTGATATGGATAGTTTCTTATTAATCTTGTAGCTATTTCAAAGCTAGATAAAATATCTTCATTTTCCTTAAATTTTATTAATTTATCAACACCTAAATCATCAATAATATTTACAGAAAGATTCTGATTTTTGATACCGTTAAGGAATTTTTTTTGTATATAATTTTTATCTAGACCTAACAAATTTGAAATAATTAATTTTTGTTTTTCCCAAGAGCTTTTATTTATAGATTGAGGCTTTATTATTAGAGAATATTTAACTCTACTATCTGCTAAAACAAAGCCATTTTTATCGAGAATTCTTCCACGTATGGGTTGAGAAGCGATTAGCCTAATCCTATTCTCATCTGACATTTTCTTAAAAGAGTCATAATTTAATACTTGTAAAAAAATTAACCTTAAAAAAATTAATAAGAAAGAAACAGAAGAAAAAATAAGTAAGACTAAAGGTTGTCTTTTGAGGGAAGAGTTTTTATTAGAACTATTATTTTTCAAGAATGTAAAAATTATCTAAATATTGTCTTTTTCAAAACAGCAATGGTAGATCTTATCTCTTTGAGTCTAGTTATAAGATTTTCATAATCACTTTCTTCAGTATTAAAGTCAAGCTCATCATTTTCAATATCATTTGAAGAAATTTTTTCACTCATAAATTATAGTTATTTTAATGATTTTTTATTTACTATTATTTTAATTAAAAATCTGTTTTTTTCAAACTAATAACTAAAAATACTACTGAAAAAATTAATCTAATTGATCTGTATTTTGTTCAAAATAAGGATTACAACTATTTTGGGATATTCCTAATGACCAGCCAACAAATGATGCAATAAATAACGTAACTATTAATGGGAAAATAGCTTGTTGTGTATTATCAAGACTAAACCATTCTCTCCAACTATTAATAAACCTTTCTCTTTGAAATTTTCTTTTTTCAATTTCTAATAATCTTGCTTTTTTGGCGAAAGCTTTTGTAACCCACTTTTCAAAAGGAACCTTTTTTATGATAGATAATTTCCTTTCAACCTCTAAGAGCTGTCCAGGACTAAGATAAGGATGAAATGTACTAATCAATTCAAGAGTTTTTAAAAACATCTCAACAGTGGCATCTTTTATGAGCTTTTGCTCATGACTTAAATCAGACCACTCTATTTCCGGATAAAAACGGTTCCTATTAGGTCGAATTTGATCCTCGGACATTTGACCAGGTTCACGAAGCCATCTATTTGTATTTTGGTCAAACCTTCGCCAATACAAAAAAGGATTAATAAAAACCTTTTTGCCAGATACTTTTACCACATCTTGTTGAAGATGATTAGTTATCTTTCTTTCGGAATTATTCAATTGTATCAATAACCTAATTCAAGATTATCTTTTATTTAAAATTTTTCCAGGGATAAAAAATTTTATGATTATTAAGTTTTTGATAATTCCCAACGCTTCTTTAGATAATTACAGTATTCACAGTTCAATGAAGGTTTTGGAAAAGAATCTGAACGTAATAGATTTACAGTCTCAATGATCTTGGGTTCGACCCAATTTGTGGAGCACTCTATTCTAATTAAATGTACATCAAAATTTAATTGATTATTAAAGAACTCTTCATTTTTCTTTCCATTAAAATATAAAAGATAAGCTTCTTTTGCGACTTTAAAGCCGTTTTTCCTAAAAAGCCACTGATACATTTCCAATTGTCTCTTGTAAGCTTTTGCATATTCGTATTTATTAAAAGTCTCTCTCCAATTAAAGTTATTTCTTGACGTTGCTTTTACATCAACAATAATAAGATCCCCGTTTTTTTTCTGCCAGACATCATCTATGGCACCCCCAAAATCATAATTATGTTCGATTGACTTGTATCTTATTCCTTGAAAATTACTTCTCCAAATTTCTAAATCATCATGTTTGAAAGGAACAGCATCAATATC is a window encoding:
- a CDS encoding diflavin flavoprotein, whose translation is MLASAQTSDSKLAQINNKLTVQSQNFTDDSCAIRSLDWDRSRFDIEFGLRNGTTYNSFIIKGEKIAIIDTSHAKFEKLWFEELLKKVNPQEVDYLITSHTEPDHSGLIGNLLELNQNITVVGSKLALKFIEDQIHIPFKRLEVKSGEFLNLGTNPNSGLEHNIEFISAPNLHWPDTIFSYDHSTHVLYTCDAFGLHYCSDEFYDTDQKEIYDDFRFYYDCLMGPNARSVLQAIKRIDKLPELKTIAVGHGPLLHNQVNFWKGKYLEWSSNKSKGNDFVSVCYISDYGYCDRLSQAISHGISKADAQVQLIDLRSSDPQELTSLISESKAVVIPTWPVDSDNELKESLGTLFAALKSKQFTAVYDAFGGNDEPIDSLANKLRELGQKEAFSPLRVKKIPDPIVYQQFEEAGTDLGQLINKKKNIASMKSLDSNLDKALGRLSGGLYVVTASQGEGSTFRQSAMVASWVSQASFSPPGITVAVAKDRAIESYMQVGKGFVVNILREDNYQKMFRHFLKRFAPGADRFADVDVISNIAEGGPVLSDSLAFLDCKVSSRLETPDHWIIYGIVENGNVSDLSCKTAVHHRKVANHY
- the mrdA gene encoding penicillin-binding protein 2 translates to MKNNSSNKNSSLKRQPLVLLIFSSVSFLLIFLRLIFLQVLNYDSFKKMSDENRIRLIASQPIRGRILDKNGFVLADSRVKYSLIIKPQSINKSSWEKQKLIISNLLGLDKNYIQKKFLNGIKNQNLSVNIIDDLGVDKLIKFKENEDILSSFEIATRLIRNYPYQSLAAHVIGYTQPITDSEYKFLSKKGYKLNDLIGRTGIEYAYEDFIRGEWGGEMIEVNSSGNFQRSLGIKPPSQGNDIKLTIDMKLQLVAEKVLKDKNAGAIIVMDPRDGAIRAMASKPTFDLNFFSKDFKPEREYNALFNSDKKPLFNRALNPYDPGSVWKIVTALAGLESGKFPVDTRLETKPCITYGGQCFREHNDLGFGVIGYEDALRVSSNTFFYQIGDGVGVDEIYKISEKLGFNSLSGIEIAEQESGGLVASSQWAKDGRGWGKPGTTPWLPEDIASMSIGQFVVQVTPIQLARAYAAIANGGYLVTPHLVKKDGDYLSDKRRIKIDIDPKNIQLIRSGLAKVVESGTGVSINYGVSNLPPVAGKTGTAEDGEGGSDHAWFVCFTPTEKSELLVVAFAQNTPGGGSVHALPMAREILKVWIKK
- a CDS encoding PD-(D/E)XK nuclease family protein: MSQIIKLSRSTVEKYLTCPRCCVLDKKYKIKPPSLPFTLNIAVDNLCKNEFDYYRGVQDPHPLFIKNDIDAVPFKHDDLEIWRSNFQGIRYKSIEHNYDFGGAIDDVWQKKNGDLIIVDVKATSRNNFNWRETFNKYEYAKAYKRQLEMYQWLFRKNGFKVAKEAYLLYFNGKKNEEFFNNQLNFDVHLIRIECSTNWVEPKIIETVNLLRSDSFPKPSLNCEYCNYLKKRWELSKT
- a CDS encoding diflavin flavoprotein, coding for MSEININLLSENQNFSKFEIGENFTCIRFIDHNKERFELEFNLEKGTSFNTFLIRNNEELFIIHPPEKQYLSSFNEILSNFFNQYKLKKINVISGHINPQIIDTIKNVSKKFQNLTITCSNPGFKLISELWNQRNPNLKEFVEIQLPKINIVKKELNLELGNISLELIPIPTARWPGGLIIYERNQEILLSEKIFSAHIASEYWSETNRVSTDIDRKHFYDCLMAPMSNQVVSITEKIADYEIRTIAPLHGPAIEYSLKSFLNDYIRWGDNLSINNPKIALIYASAYGNTASIGDALAKGINRTSVEVESINCEFTSNDVLIKSIQNADGYLIGSPTLGGHAPTPIVSALGTLLAEGNRDKPVGIFGSFGWSGEAIDLLESKLKDGGFQFSFNPIRIKFSPNKPKIKELEEIGTHFGRKIIKKANKKPRKSDTGMITSKTDPKLQALGRVIGSLCILTASKGKDENNIRGAMLASWVSQASFSPPGLSIAVAKDRSVESLLQIGDMFALNILSEKDFKEPLKRFTKPFSPGEDRFEGLNIELTPNEQIIIPNSLAWLDASVKERMECGDHWVIYAEVQHGNILKSDCLTAVHHRKTGANY
- the alaS gene encoding alanine--tRNA ligase, yielding MTSQLIKKIVTGDEIRNAFLKFYSEKLHKIIPSASLIPDDPTVMLTIAGMLPFKPVFLGLKERPSKRATSSQKCIRTNDIENVGVTARHHTFFEMLGNFSFGDYFKREAIQWAWELVTNIYQISAENIIVSVFHEDGESANIWRDEIGIHPDRIVKLGEKDNFWSSGKTGPCGPCSELYYDFHPEKGLQNIDLEDGDRFIEFYNLVFMQYNRDPNGKLTDLKFKNIDTGMGLERMAQILQKKKNNYETDLIFPIIQKTCEIANIDYHSSNDKNKISLKIIGDHTRAVIHLISDGVAASNLGRGYILRRLIRRMVRHGRLLGITNEFLQQIATVGINLMQNNYPDLNNNNDLILNEIKVEELRFRETLERGEKLLDELISSGNKLISGFKAFELYDTYGFPLELTVEIAEENNISVDIKGFEEEMHAQKERAKAASTNIDLTLEGSLEREIDLFKKTVFNGYELLLSEAEIKGIFLDSKLVKQASEGQKVLIVLDQTTFYGESGGQVGDIGTIFSKDVEVVVGNVIRKKNVFLHHGTIKKGTLTLGQKVKTNVKSSNRVRAAANHTATHLLQSALKSIVDGSVGQKGSLVAFNKLRFDFNSSKPISKDQISKIERLVNSWILENHILEIKNMSKSEALEKGAVAMFGEKYDDEVRVVNVPGVSMELCGGTHVKTTSELGSFKIISEEGISAGVRRIEALSGQSALDFFSDRNALVNQLSDLLKANPNQLFERVNKLQAELINKNKEIQKMKDEIAFFKYSSLKSSAKKINSFSILVSQIDGLDGNSLQSAALNLTSHLGNKAIVILGGIPCPDNRKLLFVVSLGDDAVKIGLHAGKLINEIARICSGGGGGKPNFAQAGAKDIDKLSEALDYAKNHLQKRLENYSDK
- a CDS encoding NAD(P)H-dependent oxidoreductase, translated to MTESKDLIIISASCGKNLELSEKFLEKSNELKINSEILDLTTLDIPLFNPRIHTKNNIPVEIKEIKKKLFSIEKWVICAPEYNGSIPPILSNFIAWLSISGDDFRNLFNGQPIAIATFSGGIGLELLTSLRIQLVHLGSQVLGRQLLSSYSKPVDTKTVEDIIQRLVQMKKLKT